A genomic region of Pararge aegeria chromosome 11, ilParAegt1.1, whole genome shotgun sequence contains the following coding sequences:
- the LOC120627344 gene encoding palmitoyltransferase ZDHHC23-A isoform X2, whose translation MDILPYGPKLSKKVDMSAVLPFVILPLLLVIATISRSVTIVVMIFIGMGAMYAQSRPRQKNRSPFFYSWTLSSGVCMFLVFELGVLRLLEITQLENLVFLLLLASTCYFFYKMRAVADFELSTGNSKGKEYSPVLTSDSYYCQICQLEVNERFFHSIWWDCCVLRPNYSYFLAGQVFAFATLLYGTNLGLTTVCQPFIFYETILMPEDCTDVYYDFNLAICFVACVYGLGYVLVTTLVLIRQLLIYIPKYSEPKWRKIVNVLTV comes from the exons ATG GATATTTTGCCATACGGACCGAAACTCTCTAAAAAAGTGGACATGAGCGCTGTATTACCTTTTGTTATTTTGCCACTGTTGTTGGTTATTGCTACAATATCCAGATCAGTGACTATAGTAGTGATGATTTTTATTGGCATGGGAGCGATGTACGCGCAGTCTCGACCGCGGCAAAAAAACAG gTCACCATTTTTCTACTCCTGGACATTATCGTCAGGTGTTTGCATGTTTCTAGTGTTTGAGCTAGGAGTACTGAGGTTGTTAGAAATAACTCAGCTGGAAAATTTAGTGTTTTTACTCCTTCTTGCGAGCActtgttatttcttttataaaatgagagCTGTTGCAGATTTTGAACTTTCAACTGGAAACTCAAAAGGAAAAGAGTAcag tcCTGTACTGACTTCAGACTCATATTATTGCCAAATTTGTCAATTAGAAGTTAATGAAAGGTTCTTTCACTCTATATG GTGGGACTGTTGTGTTCTTAGACCAAACTACTCATATTTTTTGGCTGGCCAAGTGTTTGCATTTGCAACTCTATTGTATGGAACAAATTTAGGCCTGACTACTGTATGTCAGCCGTTTATCTTCTATGAGACTATACTTATGCCAGAGGACTGTACTGATGTGTATTACGATTTCAA CCTCGCAATCTGCTTTGTAGCCTGCGTCTATGGACTTGGGTACGTTTTGGTGACCACACTAGTTCTAATAAGACAGCTGCTCATATACATTCCAAAATATAGTG aGCCAAAGTGGAGGAAAATAGTAAATGTATTAACAGTATAA
- the LOC120627344 gene encoding palmitoyltransferase ZDHHC23-A isoform X1, with the protein MVSYKNVKSTISSSKMGTTVIPTMIVQDILPYGPKLSKKVDMSAVLPFVILPLLLVIATISRSVTIVVMIFIGMGAMYAQSRPRQKNRSPFFYSWTLSSGVCMFLVFELGVLRLLEITQLENLVFLLLLASTCYFFYKMRAVADFELSTGNSKGKEYSPVLTSDSYYCQICQLEVNERFFHSIWWDCCVLRPNYSYFLAGQVFAFATLLYGTNLGLTTVCQPFIFYETILMPEDCTDVYYDFNLAICFVACVYGLGYVLVTTLVLIRQLLIYIPKYSEPKWRKIVNVLTV; encoded by the exons ATGGTTAGTTATAAAAATGTCAAATCAACAATATCTTCTAGCAAAATGGGTACAACAGTAATTCCAACGATGATTGTTCAGGATATTTTGCCATACGGACCGAAACTCTCTAAAAAAGTGGACATGAGCGCTGTATTACCTTTTGTTATTTTGCCACTGTTGTTGGTTATTGCTACAATATCCAGATCAGTGACTATAGTAGTGATGATTTTTATTGGCATGGGAGCGATGTACGCGCAGTCTCGACCGCGGCAAAAAAACAG gTCACCATTTTTCTACTCCTGGACATTATCGTCAGGTGTTTGCATGTTTCTAGTGTTTGAGCTAGGAGTACTGAGGTTGTTAGAAATAACTCAGCTGGAAAATTTAGTGTTTTTACTCCTTCTTGCGAGCActtgttatttcttttataaaatgagagCTGTTGCAGATTTTGAACTTTCAACTGGAAACTCAAAAGGAAAAGAGTAcag tcCTGTACTGACTTCAGACTCATATTATTGCCAAATTTGTCAATTAGAAGTTAATGAAAGGTTCTTTCACTCTATATG GTGGGACTGTTGTGTTCTTAGACCAAACTACTCATATTTTTTGGCTGGCCAAGTGTTTGCATTTGCAACTCTATTGTATGGAACAAATTTAGGCCTGACTACTGTATGTCAGCCGTTTATCTTCTATGAGACTATACTTATGCCAGAGGACTGTACTGATGTGTATTACGATTTCAA CCTCGCAATCTGCTTTGTAGCCTGCGTCTATGGACTTGGGTACGTTTTGGTGACCACACTAGTTCTAATAAGACAGCTGCTCATATACATTCCAAAATATAGTG aGCCAAAGTGGAGGAAAATAGTAAATGTATTAACAGTATAA
- the LOC120627345 gene encoding uncharacterized protein LOC120627345: MEEIMSKELFDEKDLTKYSPDYNSQDIYLRMQLRRELVKDTHNHVVAGRTNCQKKNIMKTKSCSRTKKEIVKLRAYFQNKNLQNRCMLKNVERINQNKYLRAYKNTNQDVALDIDDNYLLEDDFALCTSDPADDNFDLVIENDSEFKLIQKDSCNSLQMENNCKGKSNKKIVRNYDKRPHKNNSFETKTISMVNPVHKPTKTNHDDLNDPSIENITIKQDNEICNDSVATCNLFKKDLQSLLIMMTINSTMDQNTESDDITPTETTAAVSNLCNFSIDVCDSTKHKNEISYNIETGELDTLLNIQPIIKGCSVRQKYIINKYINLWKVFVKNKRENGMLQQRQETLNIFFDRLTKKKNSASSSDEPDRKSYNLARDYNSYRHRYKLQKHIIALQKAKLEEQNKLIEQLKYNKIVEASRQSLDTMREDIRKAYYDIDKHLKPKIKCITNELKLKDLEEPSLVLHCLKVPQFLQRMEARAREREEKHAIIRERRKQMEEERIRLKQQAELARSEMDKEEKIKRIKELRDKRKREKVENIRKKQYAERLRSLIVMADLHYEKYLMAKYGVRPLRRLIEIKQDNMEKAKAHHRFQTLKNIFLNWMWYTEDMWLDRNYKAEDHHRKKILRTTFDSLKKNHYEFVLKKQVADDYYDLYVTHMVFRKFREGIEIIKKEFQIKLLKATVYYSSNILFKTFTCWRSLPALNALKREQEARKLKWRQKVLLVVPDYKPPED, translated from the exons ATGGAAGAAATTATGAGCAAGGAGTTGTTCGATGAAAAGGATTTAACGAAGTATTCTCCAGATTATAATTCACAAGATATATATTTACGAATGCAGCTAAGAAGAGAGTTG GTGAAAGATACTCACAACCATGTTGTCGCAGGACGTACCAATTGCCAAAA aaaaaatataatgaagacAAAAAGCTGCTCTAGGACGAAAAAGGAAATTGTAAAATTACGTGCTTATTTCCAGAATAAGAATTTACAAAATCGATGCATGTTGAAAAATGTTGAACGAATcaaccaaaataaatatttacgagcATATAAGAATACAAATCAGGATGTTGCGTTGGACATTGatgacaattatttattagaagaCGATTTCGCGTTATGTACAAGTGATCCAGCTGACGATAACTTTGATTTAGTAATAGAGAATGATAGCGAGTTTAAATTAATACAGAAGGACTCATGCAATAGTTTGCAAATGGAAAATAATTGCAAAggaaaaagcaataaaaaaattgttagaaaTTACGATAAAAGACCCCATAAAAATAACTCGTTTGAAACCAAAACTATCAGTATGGTTAATCCCGTTCATAAACCTACGAAGACGAACCACGATGATCTCAATGATCCTAGTATtgaaaatataactattaaacaAGATAATGAAATATGCAATGATTCAGTAGCTACatgtaatttgtttaaaaaagatttGCAATCTCTTTTGATTATGATGACGATTAATTCAACTATGGATCAAAATACAGAATCAGATGATATAACACCTACCGAAACTACAGCGGCGGTTTCTAATCTCTGTAATTTCAGTATTGATGTATGCGATTCCACAAagcataaaaatgaaatatcgtATAATATCGAAACTGGTGAATTAGACACGTTACTGAACATTCAGCCAATTATCAAGGGGTGCAGTGTTaggcaaaaatatattatcaataaatatataaacttatggAAGGTCTTTGTGAAAAACAAAAGAGAGAATGGGATGTTGCAACAGAGACAGGAAACtctcaacattttttttgatagacttactaaaaaaaagaacagcGCAAGTTCTAGTGATGAACCAGATCGAAAATCCTATAATCTAGCTCGAGATTATAATTCATATAGACACAG GTACAAACTACAGAAACATATTATTGCGTTACAAAAAGCCAAGCTTGAGGAGCAAAATAAACTCATAgaacaattaaaatacaacaaaattgTCGAAGCTTCCCGTCAATCACTTGATACCATGAGAGAAGATATACGTAAAGCCTACTACGACATTGATAAGCACTTAAAAccgaaaataaaatgtattactaACGAGCTAAAACTGAAAGACTTGGAAG AGCCATCACTCGTTCTCCACTGCTTAAAAGTACCACAGTTTCTGCAAAGAATGGAGGCAAGAGCTAGAGAAAGAGAGGAAAAACATGCAATCATACGTGAAAGAAGAAAACAAATGGAAGAAGAACGCATTAGATTAAAGCAACAA GCGGAACTGGCTAGATCAGAAATGGACAAGGAAGAAAagattaaaagaataaaagagcTTAGAGACaaaagaaaaagagaaaaagtagaaaatatccGAAAAAAACAATACGCCGAGAGACTTCGATCCTTGATAGTAATGGCCGATTTGCACTACGAGAAATATCTCATGGCTAAATATGGCGTCAGGCCTTTAAGACGACTTATAGAAATAAAGCAGGACAATATGGAAAAAGCTAAGGCACATCATAGGTTTCAAACTttgaagaatatatttttaaactggaTGTGGTACACGGAAGATATGTGGTTGGATAGAAATTATAAAGCGGAAGATCATcacaggaaaaaaatattgcgtACAACTTTCGACAGTTTGAAAAAG AATCATTACGAAttcgttttaaaaaaacaagtagCAGACGACTATTATGATTTGTATGTAACACATATGGTGTTTAGAAAGTTCCGTGAAGGTATCGAAATCATCAAGAAAGaatttcaaattaaacttttgaaagCAACAGTTTACTATAgcag taatattttattcaaaactttCACCTGTTGGCGGTCTCTACCAGCTCTCAATGCGTTGAAGAGAGAACAAGAGGCAAGGAAGCTTAAATGGAGGCAGAAAGTATTATTAGTTGTACCCGATTATAAACCACCAGAGGATTAA
- the LOC120627663 gene encoding post-GPI attachment to proteins factor 2 — MYLPLHNGSERKYFVRVSIRKLGLFTVSLPLFAFITCVIITLYKDFENANNTHCKVPNVFPSISASIGNYEPQRSIWRVAIYSHAPFRFLIVFLRWKYYSSVISQNCAFIVKLAVFLNILENLSLIGLTHWTSSKNYPLHEACFKTFIGSSIFYMFFACMMLTKYRRRTTLTHLEIYSVKLKWRSFFVNVGSFTFAAYFFLRHNRLCEPYVYSMFGFSEYVVVVSNIIFHMTTVYDFKMQFIYLTRNGFTIE; from the exons ATGTATCTACCTCTCCACAATGGATCTGAGAGGAAGTATTTTGTCAGAGTATCAATCAGAAAGTTGGGGCTATTTACAGTTTCACTGCCGTTGTTTGCATTCATAACTTGtgttataataacattatataaagaTTTTGAAAATGCGAACAATACGCATTGCAAAGTTCCGAATGTCTTCCCATCAATATCAGCTTCCATAGGCAACTATGAACCACAGCGCAGTATATGGAGAGTAGCCATTTACAGCCATGCTCCATTTAGGTtcttgattgtttttttaagatGGAAATATTATAGCAGTGTAATAAGCCAAAATTGTGCCTTTATAGTGAAATTAGcagtatttttaaacattctagAAAATTTATCATTAATAGGACTAACACATTGGACCTCATCAAAAAATTATC CATTACATGAAGCATGCTTTAAAACCTTTATTGGGAGTTCTATATTTTACATGTTCTTCGCCTGCATGATGCTTACAAAGTACAGACGAAGAACCACACTGACACATTTAGAAATATATTCAGTAAAGTTAAAATGGAGGTCCTTTTTTGTAAATGTGGGTTCATTTACATTTGCCGCTTATTTTTTCTTGAGGCACAACCGTTTGTGTGAACCCTATG TTTATTCAATGTTTGGATTCTCTGAATATGTTGTGGTTGTTAGCAACATAATATTTCATATGACTACAGTGTATGACTTCAAAatgcaattcatttatttaacaagAAATGGATTTACAATTGAATGA
- the LOC120627662 gene encoding L-2-hydroxyglutarate dehydrogenase, mitochondrial, producing the protein MIASKLPGFAGALKSQWSTPVLTGRHQRIVPVRYNFHRYSQETKPYYDIAVIGGGIVGSASARELLLRHPCLKIALVEKENRFAFHQSGNNSGVIHAGIYYKPGSLKAKLCVEGLNLSYKYLDEKGIKYSKCGKLIVATDRSEVSRLLELYERGLKNGVKDIKMLDAKEIKEMEPHCNGLQALWSPHTGIVDWGEVTNSYVSDFEKCGGKTYLNFEVNRFTEGENSEYPVTITDSRAHTIKAKYVLTCCGLHSDTVAVLTGCPEEPKIIPFRGEYLYLVPEKSHLTKANIYPVPDPRFPFLGVHVTPRIDGRVILGPNAILAFCKEGYRWGDVNMKELTDILTFSGFRKMATKYAGFGLKEMTRSVVMPLQVMQIQKYIQEITTRDVEKGPAGVRAQAMGKDGTLIEDFVFDSKPGSGAIGSRVLHCRNAPSPGATSSLAIAKMIADKIKDEFKL; encoded by the exons ATGATTGCTTCAAAATTGCCAGGATTCGCTGGGGCTTTAAAATCCCAATGGTCTACTCCAGTACTAACTGGTCGGCATCAGAGGATTGTACCAGTTCGTTATAATTTTCACAG GTATAGTCAAGAAACGAAGCCCTATTATGATATTGCTGTGATTGGGGGTGGTATTGTTGGCTCAGCGTCAGCTAGAGAACTTTTACTTAGGCACCCTTGTCTTAAAATTGCCCTAGTAGAAAAAGAAAACCGTTTTGCATTCCATCAAAGTGGCAATAATAGTGGTGTAATCCATGCAGGAATCTACTATAAACCTGGCTCATTGAAAGCAAAGCTATGTGTTGAGGGTTTAAAtctatcatataaatatttggatgagaaaggtataaaatattCCAAGTGTGGTAAATTGATTGTTGCTACAGATAGATCGGAAGTTTCACGACTTCTAGAATTATATGAACGTGGGTTGAAAAATGGTGTCaaagatattaaaatgttaGATGCAAAAGAAATAAAGGAAATGGAACCCCACTGTAATGGTTTGCAAGCATTGTGGTCTCCACACACTGGCATTGTTGATTGGGGAGAAGTGACAAactcctatgtaagtgactttgAAAAATGTGGTGGGAAGACATATCTTAACTTTGAAGTCAACAGGTTTACGGAAGGTGAAAATTCAGAGTATCCTGTTACCATAACAGACAGTAGGGCTCATACAATAAAGGCTAAATATGTACTAACATGCTGTGGATTGCACTCAGATACTGTTGCTGTTTTAACTGGGTGTCCTGAGGAGCCTAAAATTATACCTTTTAGGGGTGAATACTTATATTTGGTTCCAGAAAAAAGTCATCTCACCAAAGCTAACATATATCCAGTTCCAGATCCAAGATTTCCATTTTTAGGTGTCCATGTAACACCACGAATAGATGGACGTGTTATTTTAGGTCCTAATGCAATATTAGCATTTTGTAAAGAAGGttacag ATGGGGCGATGTTAACATGAAGGAGCTTAcagatattttaacattttccgGATTCCGAAAAATGGCAACCAAATATGCTGGCTTTGGATTAAAGGAAATGACTAGATCAGTTGTAATGCCATTACAAGTAATGCAAATACAGAAATATATTCAGGAAATTACAACCAGAGATGTTGAAAAGGGACCTGCAGGAGTAAGGGCACAGGCCATGGGGAAAGATG GTACCTTAATAGAAGACTTTGTGTTTGATTCTAAACCAGGATCAGGTGCCATAGGCAGTAGAGTATTACACTGCAGAAATGCACCATCCCCAGGGGCAACATCATCATTGGCCATTGCCAAAATGATAGCAGACAAGATAAAAGATGAGTTCAAGCTCTAA